In the genome of Thermodesulfobacteriota bacterium, one region contains:
- a CDS encoding DUF4332 domain-containing protein: MASLTKVEGIGKKYQKQLQKAGISTSEALLKAGATRKGRNKLAKDSGVSAKLILEWVNRIDLFRIKGVGTQYADLLEASGVDTVVELGKRVPENLLAAMEKANSKGRKSLVRQLPGLSMVKAWVRHAKRLKRVV, encoded by the coding sequence ATGGCAAGTCTTACGAAAGTAGAAGGCATCGGTAAGAAGTATCAAAAACAGCTTCAAAAAGCTGGAATCTCCACCTCAGAGGCTCTTTTGAAAGCAGGAGCTACAAGAAAGGGGCGCAATAAACTTGCGAAAGATTCAGGGGTTTCGGCAAAGCTTATTTTGGAGTGGGTAAACCGCATAGACCTATTTAGAATCAAAGGGGTCGGCACCCAGTATGCGGATCTGCTCGAAGCAAGCGGCGTTGACACAGTGGTTGAGCTTGGGAAAAGAGTTCCTGAGAACCTCTTAGCAGCAATGGAAAAAGCAAACTCCAAAGGCAGAAAGAGTCTTGTTAGACAGCTGCCAGGACTTAGCATGGTCAAAGCTTGGGTTAGACATGCCAAGAGACTTAAAAGAGTTGT